The Pseudopipra pipra isolate bDixPip1 chromosome 6, bDixPip1.hap1, whole genome shotgun sequence genome includes a region encoding these proteins:
- the LOC135415435 gene encoding uncharacterized protein LOC135415435 has translation MVGFQKEGFLKSSTSQGRDQLPVQVADVTGEQDGEVPGSSGQASHHRGSLLSTPAEEQESSVPASDEDSPARTTESWQWPLSSSETHSNVGEDFEGFQTPARTPECTMDIQSPGDQSLSRTPQFESDSPEEEGNDEMNEERCGVEPVPRDRGWRGQPQLTEGEKLLMETNSRIVQLLENIKREHAQSMGLMSQSMGRMELQLGIVATSTRAIHNYLSEILAFLKQPRTQVLETRISQRATPHVELTCASTWTGEDAVASSTVCLPGAEGTGDSRDPPQATLPCRSGRLQRAITERASLPMPPRQAKGGGKKK, from the coding sequence ATGTCACTGgggagcaagatggggaggtTCCTGGATCCTCGGGGCAAGCCAGCCATCACAGAGGGAGCTTGCTGTCCACGCCGGCCGAAGAACAGGAATCCTCGGTGCCTGCCTCTGATGAAGACTCACCAGCCAGGACCACAGAGAGCTGGCAGTGGCCACTGTCCTCGTCTGAAACACACAGCAACGTTGGGGAGGATTTTGAGGGATTTCAGACGCCAGCGCGGACTCCGGAGTGTACCATGGACATACAGTCTCCCGGGGATCAGTCACTCAGTAGAACTCCTCAGTTTGAAAGTGACTCTCCTGAGGAGGAGGGAAATGATGAAATGAATGAAGAGCGCTGCGGTGTTGAGCCTGTCCCTAGGGATCGGGGTTGGAGAGGGCAGCCCCAGCTAACAGAGGGAGAGAAGCTGTTGATGGAAACCAACAGTAGGATtgtgcagctgctggaaaaTATCAAGAGGGAGCATGCACAGTCCATGGGCCTCATGTCCCAGTCCATGGGCCgcatggagctgcagctgggcaTTGTGGCTACCTCCACAAGAGCCATCCATAACTACCTGTCAGAGATTTTAGCTTTCCTCAAGCAGCCGAGGACGCAGGTCCTTGAAACGCGCATTTCCCAAAGAGCCACCCCCCATGTCGAGTTGACCTGTGCCTCGACATGGACCGGGGAGGACGCAGTGGCATCCTCCACTGTGTGCTTACCTGGGGCCGAGGGGACAGGCGACTCTCGAGACCCGCCACAGGCCACCCTGCCTTGTCGCAGTGGCCGGCTGCAGAGAGCCATAACCGAGAGGGCCTCGCTGCCCATGCCTCCACGccaggcaaaagggggagggaagaaaaaataa